A window from Streptomyces genisteinicus encodes these proteins:
- a CDS encoding sugar phosphate isomerase/epimerase family protein: protein MRLAVINDEVSQSITTAAAETARLGFAGLELRSSEETAPHRMSDAHLRTLRETVARHGLEVAGFDPPALKCPLPRTGAEIDAARDVVTDAVRRAEILGAPFVRVFTFYREGDPDPRAAAKAAREVLSQVPADRVPLIVETGMRTNTPTMRHTLEFLDALGDDTTGILWDPGNSVFSGWDTAPFPADYAAGRDRIRHVHVKDPDGRRSYVRLGDGDLPWPAVLTALAEDGYRGWLSLETHWRVGRPPLTQSQRDEPWGEEFTAGGLEASRICMTILREMVEATS from the coding sequence ATGAGACTCGCCGTCATCAACGACGAGGTGTCGCAGTCCATCACCACCGCGGCCGCGGAGACGGCCCGGCTCGGCTTCGCCGGCCTCGAACTGCGCTCCAGCGAGGAGACCGCGCCCCACCGGATGAGCGACGCACACCTGCGCACCCTGCGCGAGACGGTCGCCCGCCACGGACTCGAGGTCGCGGGCTTCGACCCGCCGGCCCTCAAGTGCCCGCTGCCGCGCACCGGCGCCGAGATCGACGCGGCACGCGACGTGGTCACCGACGCGGTCCGCCGCGCCGAGATCCTGGGGGCGCCCTTCGTCCGCGTCTTCACCTTCTACCGCGAGGGCGACCCCGACCCCCGGGCGGCCGCGAAGGCCGCCCGCGAAGTCCTCTCCCAGGTCCCCGCCGACCGCGTCCCGCTGATCGTGGAGACCGGGATGCGCACCAACACCCCGACCATGCGCCACACCCTGGAATTCCTCGACGCGCTCGGCGACGACACGACCGGCATCCTCTGGGACCCGGGCAACAGCGTCTTCAGCGGCTGGGACACCGCTCCCTTCCCCGCCGACTACGCGGCCGGCCGCGACCGCATCCGGCACGTCCACGTCAAGGACCCCGACGGCCGGCGCTCCTACGTGCGGCTCGGCGACGGCGACCTGCCGTGGCCCGCCGTCCTCACCGCCCTCGCCGAGGACGGCTACCGGGGCTGGCTCTCCCTGGAGACCCACTGGCGGGTCGGACGCCCGCCGCTCACCCAGAGCCAGCGCGACGAGCCCTGGGGCGAGGAGTTCACCGCCGGCGGCCTGGAGGCCAGCCGTATCTGCATGACGATCCTGCGCGAGATGGTGGAGGCCACCTCATGA
- a CDS encoding sulfotransferase produces MTASPVILLGGQRCGTTALAYALNLAFDDHGGHFTVNGKLPYLLHRWLTREDLRHGHLRADEILHALDRRPPDGAGAARWRERVERSLREAARDVAEGRAGDDPAALGRRILTESAGQLPHWGDKYNEYLLHLDHLDALLPDARYVMLVRHPEEAARSMLRWTGDRPWLPATREAALAKWTSWNGNWAALADRLPAGRKLVVEYQALCRGEETRRLSEFTGLDLAQYLSGLRPRTAAAVEGTGLPAPTARLWAQLRTAADSCPSPLTPSVRLPEPALR; encoded by the coding sequence ATGACCGCATCACCCGTGATCCTGCTCGGCGGCCAGCGCTGCGGCACCACCGCCCTCGCCTACGCCCTCAACCTCGCCTTCGACGACCACGGAGGCCACTTCACCGTCAACGGCAAACTGCCCTACCTGCTCCACCGGTGGCTCACCCGGGAGGACCTGCGCCACGGCCACCTGCGGGCCGACGAGATCCTGCACGCCCTGGACCGCAGACCGCCGGACGGGGCCGGGGCCGCCCGCTGGCGCGAGCGCGTCGAGCGGAGCCTGCGCGAGGCCGCCCGCGACGTGGCCGAGGGCCGCGCCGGCGACGACCCCGCCGCACTCGGCCGGCGCATCCTCACCGAGAGCGCCGGACAACTCCCCCACTGGGGCGACAAGTACAACGAGTACCTGCTCCACCTGGACCACCTGGACGCCCTCCTCCCCGACGCCCGGTACGTGATGCTGGTCCGCCACCCCGAGGAGGCGGCCCGGTCCATGCTCCGGTGGACCGGCGACCGGCCCTGGCTCCCGGCCACCCGCGAGGCCGCGCTCGCCAAGTGGACCTCCTGGAACGGCAACTGGGCCGCCCTCGCCGACCGCCTGCCCGCCGGCCGGAAGCTGGTCGTCGAGTACCAGGCGCTCTGCCGCGGCGAGGAGACCCGCCGGCTCTCCGAGTTCACCGGCCTCGACCTGGCGCAGTACCTCTCCGGGCTGCGTCCGCGCACCGCCGCCGCCGTCGAGGGGACCGGGCTGCCCGCGCCGACCGCCCGCCTGTGGGCACAGCTGCGCACGGCGGCCGACTCCTGTCCGAGCCCCCTGACCCCCTCCGTACGCCTGCCCGAACCCGCCCTGAGGTGA
- a CDS encoding ATP-grasp domain-containing protein produces the protein MSAPRVLVLGGKAGIVRKAAALGLEIVHVQKPSAFDPAVVEHCAQLLLVDYQDVPTVTALVRALHEQRPFVRVFTQTEAAQVVAGHLTDVLSLPGNGAAPTRLLHDKPALRSLLNDKGIGPVATLRTPGREELRAFTARHGGAVVKPAMGSGSLGVRVIASPEEADAAWEWCRTTGITDFFAEEYLKGREISVETFSAAGRHTVVALTGKDTGGGVVELGHVVPAALAPADRAAVEDLVTAALDAVGLVDGPAHTEVIVTADGPRVVEAHSRRGGDRINELVRLVHGVDLEEAAYRLALDGGGPGAPAPDGAAAIRFLTAAPGRVTAVTGAAAAEESEGVLQVDVSVEPGDTVHALRWSEDRLGHVLVRAADTATAVRLAEEAAARIVITTEPVAHTAEDTLVDLLRGVDEVLDPFAAPAAD, from the coding sequence GTGTCCGCACCCCGCGTCCTCGTCCTCGGAGGGAAGGCCGGCATCGTCCGCAAGGCCGCCGCCCTCGGCCTCGAGATCGTGCACGTCCAGAAGCCGTCCGCCTTCGACCCCGCCGTGGTCGAGCACTGCGCGCAGCTCCTGCTCGTCGACTACCAGGACGTCCCCACCGTCACCGCCCTGGTGCGCGCCCTGCACGAGCAGCGCCCCTTCGTCCGCGTCTTCACCCAGACCGAGGCGGCCCAGGTGGTGGCCGGCCACCTCACCGACGTCCTCTCGCTGCCCGGAAACGGCGCCGCGCCCACCCGCCTCCTGCACGACAAGCCCGCCCTGCGAAGCCTCCTCAACGACAAGGGCATCGGCCCCGTCGCCACCCTCCGCACCCCCGGCCGCGAGGAGCTGCGCGCCTTCACCGCCCGCCACGGCGGGGCCGTCGTCAAGCCGGCGATGGGCTCCGGCAGCCTCGGCGTCCGCGTGATCGCCTCGCCCGAGGAGGCCGACGCGGCCTGGGAGTGGTGCCGGACCACGGGCATCACCGACTTCTTCGCCGAGGAGTACCTGAAGGGCCGGGAGATCAGCGTCGAGACCTTCTCGGCCGCGGGCCGGCACACCGTCGTGGCCCTCACCGGCAAGGACACCGGCGGGGGAGTGGTGGAACTCGGTCACGTGGTCCCCGCCGCACTCGCCCCCGCGGACCGGGCGGCCGTGGAGGACCTGGTGACCGCGGCGCTCGACGCCGTGGGGCTCGTCGACGGCCCCGCCCACACCGAGGTGATCGTCACCGCGGACGGCCCCCGGGTGGTGGAGGCCCACAGCAGGCGGGGCGGCGACCGCATCAACGAACTGGTCCGCCTCGTCCACGGCGTGGACCTGGAGGAGGCCGCCTACCGGCTGGCCCTGGACGGCGGCGGCCCCGGCGCCCCCGCACCGGACGGCGCCGCGGCCATCCGCTTCCTCACCGCGGCGCCCGGCCGGGTCACCGCCGTGACGGGCGCCGCCGCGGCGGAGGAGTCCGAGGGCGTCCTCCAGGTGGACGTCTCCGTGGAGCCCGGCGACACCGTCCACGCGCTGCGCTGGTCGGAGGACCGCCTGGGCCACGTCCTGGTGCGCGCCGCGGACACCGCCACCGCCGTCCGGCTGGCCGAGGAGGCGGCGGCCCGCATCGTCATCACCACCGAGCCGGTCGCGCACACCGCCGAGGACACCCTCGTGGACCTGCTCCGCGGGGTCGACGAAGTCCTCGACCCGTTCGCCGCGCCGGCTGCCGACTGA
- a CDS encoding glycosyltransferase, whose protein sequence is MNAEPGSSPRKRVSIVIATRNRPSDVRHLLAAVTAADTGIVHEVLLVDDASAQPLRVDDAPGRPFPVRLLRNARRAGAAAGRNRAAAEATGDVLAFLDDDARPLPDWFQVLDESLTPDRAAVTGRVLPFDSGVVSRARQHRYEVRYAQHAADSEVAFFAGGNSAVWTELFRAAGGFPDVVTASDNGLVERLAADGGRVFFVPALRIAHRNSKGAPVAFREAWRAGRLSNGATPAAALRKVAASARAQPWGHDPSAAGLNVGLQVANSLATVLPPSGSAT, encoded by the coding sequence GTGAACGCAGAACCGGGGAGCTCACCCCGCAAACGAGTCTCGATAGTGATCGCCACCCGCAACCGGCCCTCGGACGTGCGGCACCTGCTCGCCGCCGTCACCGCCGCCGACACCGGCATCGTCCACGAGGTCCTGCTGGTCGACGACGCCTCCGCACAGCCGCTGCGCGTCGACGACGCACCGGGCCGCCCCTTCCCGGTGCGCCTGCTGCGCAACGCGCGCCGGGCGGGCGCCGCGGCGGGCCGCAACCGGGCGGCGGCCGAGGCCACCGGCGACGTCCTCGCCTTCCTGGACGACGACGCCCGTCCGCTCCCCGACTGGTTCCAGGTGCTGGACGAGTCGCTGACCCCCGACCGCGCCGCCGTCACCGGCCGCGTCCTGCCCTTCGACAGCGGCGTGGTCTCCCGGGCCCGCCAGCACCGGTACGAGGTCCGCTACGCCCAGCACGCCGCCGACAGCGAGGTGGCCTTCTTCGCCGGCGGCAACTCCGCCGTGTGGACCGAGCTGTTCCGCGCCGCGGGGGGCTTCCCCGACGTCGTCACCGCCAGCGACAACGGGCTGGTCGAGCGGCTGGCCGCGGACGGGGGCCGGGTCTTCTTCGTCCCGGCGCTGCGCATCGCCCACCGCAACAGCAAGGGCGCCCCCGTCGCCTTCCGCGAGGCGTGGCGGGCCGGCCGCCTCTCCAACGGCGCCACCCCGGCCGCCGCGCTGCGCAAGGTGGCCGCCAGCGCCCGCGCCCAGCCGTGGGGCCACGACCCGTCGGCCGCCGGCCTC